The proteins below are encoded in one region of Amycolatopsis acidiphila:
- a CDS encoding potassium transporter Kup — translation MSSVENEAQQSATGQPARHDGPAAALVLGALGVVFGDIGTSPLYALQTVFSIDNGAVQPVPGDVYGVISLVFWSILLIVSVKYVVFVMRADNDGEGGIMAVAALIRRRVSGQRRLVAVAMLLGVVGASLFFGDSVITPAISVLSAVEGIEVVSPDVRSAILPIGVAILVVLFLVQRFGTQRVGRLFGPVMLLWFLTLAALGVPQILTQPGVLRGLSPTYAIAFFADHPYLGFIAMGAVVLAITGAEALYADMGHFGRPPIRGAWFAVVFPALTLNYLGQAALILRQPNAVHNPFYLLAPGWAQIPLIVLATFATVIASQAVISGAYSVTRQAIRLGFLPRLAVRHTSQQESGQIYVPAVNWLLLGGVLVLTVTFGSSAALATAYGLAVTGTLVLTTTLFLVLAGAAWHWPPWRLVAIGIVFGGLELVFFAANLTKVVRGGWLPLLLGALVVLIMLVWRRGHRVITARRIDIEGGLSEFVEQLRQRPLIRVPGVAVFPHPTKETVPLALRANAEFNEVVHEHVVIVSVISENVPHVPTSERFDVDALSYSDDGIVHLAVRLGFHDDQNIPAALRDAFMLTSELETDPDTAYYFLSRITIELGDATDMPTWQKRLFIGLSHNAASSATYFRLPADRTVVMGTRIEL, via the coding sequence GTGAGCTCTGTGGAGAACGAAGCGCAGCAGTCCGCCACCGGGCAGCCCGCGCGGCATGACGGGCCTGCCGCGGCCCTGGTACTCGGGGCGCTCGGCGTGGTGTTCGGCGATATCGGCACCAGCCCGCTGTATGCGCTGCAGACCGTGTTCTCGATCGACAACGGCGCGGTGCAACCCGTACCCGGCGACGTCTATGGCGTGATCTCACTGGTCTTCTGGTCGATCCTGCTCATCGTGTCGGTGAAGTACGTCGTCTTCGTCATGCGCGCCGACAACGACGGCGAGGGCGGGATCATGGCCGTGGCCGCGCTCATCCGACGGCGGGTCTCGGGTCAGCGGCGGCTGGTCGCGGTCGCCATGCTGCTGGGGGTGGTGGGCGCGTCGTTGTTCTTCGGCGACAGCGTCATCACGCCGGCCATCTCGGTCCTGTCCGCCGTCGAGGGCATCGAGGTCGTCTCCCCCGACGTGCGGTCGGCCATCCTGCCCATCGGCGTCGCCATCCTCGTCGTGCTGTTCCTCGTGCAGCGGTTCGGCACCCAGCGGGTCGGCCGGTTGTTCGGCCCGGTGATGCTGCTGTGGTTCCTGACCCTGGCCGCGCTGGGGGTGCCGCAGATCCTCACCCAGCCGGGTGTCCTGCGGGGCCTGTCACCGACCTACGCGATCGCCTTCTTCGCCGACCATCCCTACCTCGGGTTCATCGCCATGGGCGCTGTGGTGCTGGCCATCACCGGCGCCGAAGCGCTCTACGCCGACATGGGGCACTTCGGCCGTCCGCCGATCCGCGGGGCCTGGTTCGCCGTCGTCTTCCCCGCCCTGACCCTCAACTACCTCGGCCAGGCCGCGCTGATCCTGCGGCAGCCGAACGCGGTGCACAACCCCTTCTACCTGCTCGCGCCCGGCTGGGCACAGATCCCCCTGATCGTGCTCGCCACGTTCGCCACCGTGATCGCCTCGCAGGCCGTCATCTCGGGCGCGTACTCGGTGACCCGGCAGGCCATCCGGCTGGGCTTCCTGCCCCGGCTGGCCGTGCGGCACACCTCCCAGCAGGAGAGCGGGCAGATCTACGTCCCGGCCGTGAACTGGCTGTTGCTGGGCGGCGTGCTCGTCCTGACCGTCACGTTCGGCTCCTCGGCAGCGCTGGCCACCGCCTACGGCCTCGCCGTGACCGGCACCCTCGTGCTGACGACGACGCTGTTCCTCGTGCTGGCCGGCGCGGCCTGGCATTGGCCCCCGTGGCGGCTGGTGGCGATCGGCATCGTCTTCGGCGGCCTCGAACTGGTCTTCTTCGCCGCCAACCTCACCAAGGTCGTGCGCGGCGGCTGGCTGCCGTTGCTCCTGGGCGCCCTGGTCGTCCTGATCATGCTGGTCTGGCGGCGCGGGCACCGCGTGATCACCGCCCGCCGGATCGACATCGAAGGCGGGCTGTCCGAGTTCGTCGAGCAGTTGCGCCAACGGCCACTCATCCGCGTTCCCGGCGTCGCCGTGTTCCCGCACCCCACGAAAGAGACCGTGCCGCTCGCGCTGAGAGCCAATGCCGAGTTCAACGAAGTCGTGCACGAGCACGTGGTGATCGTCTCGGTGATCTCCGAGAACGTGCCGCACGTGCCGACGAGCGAGCGGTTCGACGTCGACGCGCTCTCCTATTCCGACGACGGGATCGTGCACCTGGCAGTGCGCTTGGGCTTCCACGACGACCAGAACATCCCGGCGGCACTGCGGGACGCGTTCATGCTGACCAGCGAGCTCGAGACCGACCCGGACACCGCGTACTACTTCCTGTCCAGGATCACCATCGAGCTCGGCGACGCGACGGACATGCCGACCTGGCAGAAGCGGCTGTTCATCGGCCTCTCCCACAACGCCGCCTCCTCGGCGACCTACTTCAGGCTGCCGGCGGACCGCACCGTGGTGATGGGAACACGGATCGAGCTGTAG
- a CDS encoding cupin domain-containing protein, with product MESEHTGGVFDVFAESAALPDTAETMLVDKYFIDKPTESTRIFRIYREVPLHYHTECDENLYVVSGRGTFHLDGREYEARPGMFLCFEKRKVHGFPSISEHPLVVLAIDVPRRRPDDIVFVDPAAGNARTFMARNADGG from the coding sequence ATGGAGAGTGAGCACACCGGTGGCGTGTTCGACGTGTTCGCCGAGAGCGCCGCGTTGCCGGACACCGCCGAGACGATGTTGGTGGACAAGTACTTCATCGACAAGCCCACCGAGAGCACCCGGATATTCCGGATATACCGGGAGGTTCCGCTGCACTACCACACCGAGTGCGACGAGAACCTGTACGTGGTGAGCGGACGGGGCACGTTCCACCTGGACGGCCGGGAGTACGAGGCGCGCCCGGGCATGTTCCTGTGCTTCGAGAAGCGGAAGGTGCACGGCTTCCCCTCCATCAGCGAGCACCCCCTGGTCGTCCTGGCGATCGACGTCCCCCGACGCCGTCCGGACGACATCGTCTTCGTCGACCCGGCGGCGGGGAACGCGCGGACCTTCATGGCCCGGAACGCGGACGGTGGCTGA
- a CDS encoding nuclear transport factor 2 family protein: MTDFQAVADRVEIEALRGEFTDAAMMRDRARLASLFTPDGVLRMPDIPAELVGREEIRAGAERLQAQWDFFVQTTHPGTIRLDGDTATGRAYLQELARTRDGRQGLNYAIYHDRYQRTPDGWKFAERVYEVRYLDTTPLAGSAPRAAEAR, encoded by the coding sequence ATGACCGACTTTCAGGCCGTCGCCGACCGCGTCGAGATCGAGGCGCTGCGCGGCGAGTTCACCGACGCGGCGATGATGCGCGACCGCGCCCGCCTCGCGTCGCTGTTCACGCCGGACGGCGTGCTGCGGATGCCCGACATCCCCGCCGAGCTGGTCGGCCGGGAGGAGATCCGCGCCGGGGCCGAGCGGCTGCAGGCCCAGTGGGACTTCTTCGTGCAGACCACGCATCCGGGCACGATCCGGCTCGACGGCGACACCGCGACCGGCCGTGCCTATCTTCAGGAGCTCGCGCGCACCCGCGATGGCCGCCAGGGACTGAACTACGCCATCTACCACGACCGCTACCAGCGCACCCCGGACGGCTGGAAGTTCGCCGAGCGGGTCTACGAGGTCAGGTACCTCGACACCACTCCCCTGGCGGGCTCGGCGCCCCGCGCGGCAGAGGCCCGCTGA
- a CDS encoding pyridoxamine 5'-phosphate oxidase family protein, whose protein sequence is MTAWQDVERAEPEFAQRVRALFDAHKHKTIATVRADGSPRISGIEVVFEGGELVFGSMPNARKGADLRRDPRFALHSATVDPVEGAEAQWPGEAKISGRAIAAGALTEGPDGDRFQADIAEVVHTHLNEEATLLVVEWWTAAHGLRQIERE, encoded by the coding sequence ATGACGGCATGGCAGGACGTCGAACGGGCGGAGCCGGAGTTCGCGCAGCGCGTGCGGGCGCTGTTCGACGCGCACAAGCACAAGACGATCGCCACCGTCCGAGCCGACGGCTCACCCCGGATCTCCGGCATCGAGGTCGTCTTCGAGGGCGGTGAGCTCGTCTTCGGTTCGATGCCGAACGCCCGCAAGGGCGCGGACCTCCGCCGGGATCCGCGGTTCGCCCTGCACAGTGCCACGGTCGACCCGGTAGAGGGCGCCGAAGCGCAGTGGCCGGGCGAGGCGAAGATCTCCGGCCGGGCGATCGCCGCCGGAGCCCTCACAGAAGGACCGGACGGCGACCGTTTCCAGGCCGACATCGCCGAGGTCGTGCACACCCACCTCAACGAGGAAGCGACGTTGCTCGTCGTGGAGTGGTGGACGGCTGCGCACGGACTGCGACAGATCGAGCGCGAGTAA
- a CDS encoding sugar phosphate isomerase/epimerase family protein: protein MRAANEYVAALRECAKAAEQGGIRYSLEPHPFCYGANTEGLLRILEAVDSPALGVNLDPSHLFPVGDLPHIVVHRLGNRVLHSHFSDNDGETNVHWRPGTGKIDWRHLLRAPADTGYDGVISLEFEDVPGVSRGTRDDHGAYHGNVEATGEFESEYRIALAYLTELATEAGLRVE, encoded by the coding sequence GTGCGCGCCGCGAACGAGTACGTCGCCGCCCTTCGCGAATGCGCGAAGGCCGCCGAGCAGGGCGGTATCCGCTACAGCCTCGAACCGCACCCGTTCTGCTACGGCGCCAACACCGAGGGTCTGCTGCGCATCCTGGAGGCGGTCGATTCGCCCGCACTGGGCGTGAACCTCGACCCGAGCCATCTCTTCCCCGTCGGCGACCTGCCTCACATCGTGGTGCACCGCCTCGGAAACCGCGTGCTGCACAGTCATTTCTCGGACAACGACGGCGAGACGAACGTCCACTGGCGACCCGGGACGGGCAAGATCGACTGGCGGCATCTCCTGCGGGCGCCGGCCGACACGGGCTACGACGGCGTGATCTCCCTGGAGTTCGAGGACGTGCCCGGGGTTTCGCGGGGCACCCGGGACGACCACGGCGCCTACCACGGTAACGTCGAGGCGACGGGCGAGTTCGAGAGCGAGTACCGCATCGCGTTGGCGTATCTCACCGAGCTCGCGACCGAAGCCGGACTGCGCGTCGAGTGA
- a CDS encoding lactonase family protein, with translation MSALVIGTYTEKLPHVDGHATGILAGGYDGTGVTGLTVPALVRNPSWLTTTEDGRYLYAAAETVEFEGRPGGGVVAYARDPGTGALKLLNTASSGGVEPAHVGLDPSERFVLVANYRSGSVSVFAREADGRLGAMVEHVQHEGSSVHPVRQTGPHAHQILFDPVTGDLLVPDLGLDAVLVYRFGADGSLEERPEARLNCAPGAGPRHLAFHQDGRHLFLLNELDSTLAVLRRDGDRFAQTQVASTLPPDFQGHNQTSAVRVSASGKSVLASNRGHDSIAVFAFDAGPATVTLRLVEPSLGREPRDFVQTPDGAHVLVGNQDSDNLVLFALDEAAPSLKHVWTGEAPTPVCLRFTP, from the coding sequence ATGAGCGCGCTCGTGATCGGGACCTACACCGAGAAACTGCCCCATGTGGACGGACATGCGACCGGGATACTCGCGGGCGGTTACGACGGTACCGGTGTCACCGGTCTGACCGTGCCGGCCCTTGTCCGCAACCCGTCGTGGCTGACGACGACCGAGGACGGACGGTACCTCTACGCGGCGGCGGAAACCGTGGAGTTCGAGGGGCGGCCCGGTGGTGGCGTGGTCGCCTACGCGCGAGACCCCGGGACCGGCGCCCTCAAGCTCCTGAACACGGCCTCCTCGGGCGGTGTCGAACCCGCCCACGTCGGGCTCGACCCGAGCGAGCGCTTCGTCCTCGTCGCGAACTACCGCAGCGGTTCGGTCTCGGTCTTCGCGCGCGAAGCCGACGGCCGGCTCGGCGCGATGGTCGAGCACGTCCAGCACGAGGGGTCGAGCGTGCACCCGGTCCGCCAGACCGGCCCGCACGCGCACCAGATCCTGTTCGACCCGGTGACCGGTGACCTGCTGGTTCCCGACCTCGGCCTCGACGCGGTGCTCGTCTACCGGTTCGGTGCGGACGGCTCGCTCGAGGAGCGTCCGGAGGCACGCCTGAACTGCGCACCCGGGGCCGGCCCGCGGCATCTCGCGTTCCACCAGGACGGACGGCACCTGTTCCTGCTCAACGAGCTCGACAGCACGCTGGCGGTCCTGCGCCGCGACGGCGACCGGTTCGCGCAGACCCAGGTGGCCTCGACCCTGCCGCCGGATTTCCAGGGACACAACCAGACCAGCGCGGTGCGGGTGTCAGCGTCCGGGAAGTCGGTGCTGGCGTCCAACCGCGGTCACGACAGCATCGCCGTCTTCGCGTTCGACGCCGGGCCCGCGACCGTGACGTTGCGCCTTGTCGAGCCCTCGCTCGGCCGCGAACCCCGGGATTTCGTCCAAACCCCCGACGGCGCGCATGTCCTCGTCGGGAACCAGGACAGCGACAACCTGGTGCTGTTCGCCCTCGACGAGGCGGCCCCGAGCCTGAAGCATGTCTGGACCGGCGAAGCCCCCACGCCGGTGTGTCTGCGTTTCACGCCATAG
- a CDS encoding toll/interleukin-1 receptor domain-containing protein has translation MTVHAFWSYRHDDDQQDKRRITTFARLVATEFEAISGDEMALFLDRDSLDWGDDWTERIARAVNEAAFFIPVLSPRYFRSEACREEFRAFVAKARQLGTTDRVLGIVYIRIPDMSIDSTDELVAWAARYQHRELLELRWLAADSDNFRRQANALAQELVDLENSRAPRIALPGEDASRTGPVFSLPAAPTTATQIPAIVGDAYLELVATAGEALPTITSHLQRCTVAAKKIRNMIRDYVVAVIQIGNPSAKLAILTRLVDLTGDAEQDLTENAREFTSAVEDVDTGVQAVLHWPISTFQTGDLDGREALVSQLACLNEHSTTARQELAALHQVMDEAATTAKVARNTFRNIETSILKLTDGQMIVDRWKFQTPSEDNETR, from the coding sequence ATGACGGTGCACGCCTTTTGGTCCTACCGTCATGATGATGACCAACAGGACAAAAGGCGTATAACCACCTTCGCACGTCTGGTTGCCACTGAGTTCGAAGCCATTTCCGGAGATGAAATGGCCCTGTTCCTGGACCGTGACTCGCTCGACTGGGGCGACGACTGGACCGAACGGATCGCCAGGGCAGTCAACGAGGCCGCGTTCTTCATCCCCGTTCTTTCTCCTCGTTACTTTCGCAGCGAGGCGTGTCGTGAGGAGTTTCGCGCGTTTGTGGCGAAGGCACGGCAACTGGGAACGACAGACCGCGTTCTGGGCATCGTCTACATCAGAATACCTGACATGTCCATTGATTCCACGGACGAGCTCGTTGCATGGGCGGCCCGGTACCAGCATCGGGAGCTGCTGGAGCTGCGGTGGCTCGCGGCCGACTCCGACAACTTCCGCCGCCAGGCGAACGCGCTCGCCCAAGAACTGGTCGATCTGGAGAACTCCAGAGCACCACGGATCGCGTTGCCCGGCGAAGACGCGTCCCGCACCGGGCCGGTGTTCTCCCTCCCCGCCGCGCCGACTACAGCAACGCAGATCCCGGCAATCGTCGGAGACGCCTATCTCGAACTCGTCGCAACCGCGGGTGAGGCGCTGCCCACCATCACCTCCCACCTACAACGATGCACCGTAGCGGCAAAGAAGATCCGGAACATGATCCGAGACTATGTGGTCGCGGTGATTCAGATCGGGAATCCCAGCGCCAAACTCGCCATTTTGACTCGGCTGGTCGATCTCACCGGTGATGCCGAACAGGACCTTACCGAAAACGCCCGGGAGTTCACGAGCGCGGTCGAGGACGTGGACACCGGTGTGCAAGCAGTGCTGCACTGGCCCATCTCCACTTTTCAGACCGGCGATCTCGATGGGCGCGAGGCCCTAGTGTCACAGCTCGCTTGCCTGAACGAGCACTCCACCACGGCCCGGCAGGAGCTGGCCGCTCTGCATCAGGTCATGGACGAAGCCGCGACAACAGCGAAGGTCGCAAGGAACACATTCCGCAATATTGAAACGAGCATACTCAAGCTCACCGACGGTCAGATGATCGTGGACCGCTGGAAATTCCAAACCCCGTCCGAAGACAACGAAACCAGGTAA
- a CDS encoding polysaccharide lyase family 7 protein, whose protein sequence is MNDRKRRGRSRRLALLMGGALAAATAVVGANDPALASAALNPAVAPGGNFDLSVWELQLPIGSPGSPTTIGPSQLKGPNGYSNPAYFWTDKNDGSMTFWDPEAGVTTPNSNYARSELREMNPNGSAADWSLSGTHTLSARLRVVSVTSSVCVGQIHLGSGGSSTKPLLELYYHANGDVVLGLENSPTGGQTPHTLANVPLGAQWSYAIAIVGGKIQVTVNGQATTYPIAAGFSAYHQYFKAGDYNQSSSTSTSNGPKVKFYALTVAHN, encoded by the coding sequence GTGAACGACAGAAAGCGGCGCGGACGCAGCCGGAGGCTCGCGTTGCTGATGGGCGGCGCCTTGGCCGCGGCCACCGCCGTGGTCGGGGCCAATGATCCGGCCCTCGCGAGCGCCGCGCTGAACCCGGCTGTCGCGCCGGGCGGCAACTTCGACCTGTCGGTGTGGGAGCTGCAACTGCCGATCGGGTCGCCAGGGTCGCCGACGACGATCGGGCCGTCGCAGCTGAAGGGCCCCAACGGATACAGCAATCCGGCGTACTTCTGGACCGACAAGAACGACGGCTCGATGACCTTCTGGGACCCCGAGGCCGGGGTCACGACGCCGAACTCGAACTACGCCCGCTCCGAACTACGCGAGATGAACCCCAACGGCAGCGCCGCCGACTGGTCGCTGTCCGGCACACACACGCTGTCCGCGAGACTGCGGGTCGTCTCGGTGACGTCGAGCGTCTGCGTCGGGCAGATCCACCTCGGCAGCGGCGGCTCGTCGACCAAGCCGCTGCTCGAGCTGTACTACCACGCCAACGGCGACGTGGTCCTGGGCCTGGAGAACTCGCCCACCGGCGGGCAGACCCCGCACACGCTGGCCAACGTGCCACTCGGTGCGCAGTGGAGCTACGCGATCGCGATCGTCGGCGGCAAGATCCAGGTCACCGTCAACGGCCAGGCGACCACTTACCCGATCGCCGCCGGTTTCTCCGCCTACCACCAGTATTTCAAGGCGGGCGACTACAACCAGTCGTCGTCCACCAGCACCAGCAACGGCCCGAAGGTGAAGTTCTACGCCCTGACGGTGGCGCACAACTGA
- a CDS encoding sigma-70 family RNA polymerase sigma factor, with protein MNVPADALDAARSGDPVAFERLVGPYREELLAHCYRMLGSVHDAEDAVQESFVRAWRGVDRLDERGFVRAWLYKIATNRCLTAIERRGRRELPTGVLPGAPDSEISWLEPCPDVSPEARYLGRESVELAFVAALQRLSAPQRAALILRDVLGFPAAEVADLLDTSTAAVNSALQRARKAAGTSSGTSQQTALRALGREGVDELVTRWSDAWQAGDVEAIVALLTDDARYSMPPQPGWYRGTEAIRAFLASGPLLSRWRFLPTSANGQLAFGTYLWDDATNAYVPGGLDVLTVRGGRVADVVAFLTADLTDFGLPATLPA; from the coding sequence ATGAACGTTCCCGCCGACGCCCTGGACGCCGCCCGCTCCGGGGACCCGGTCGCCTTCGAGCGGCTCGTCGGCCCGTATCGCGAGGAACTGCTCGCGCACTGCTACCGGATGCTCGGGTCCGTGCACGACGCCGAGGACGCGGTGCAGGAGTCGTTCGTGCGGGCCTGGCGCGGCGTCGACCGGCTCGACGAGCGCGGCTTCGTTCGGGCGTGGCTGTACAAGATCGCGACGAACCGGTGCCTGACCGCGATCGAGCGGCGCGGCCGGCGTGAGTTGCCGACCGGCGTCCTGCCCGGCGCACCTGACAGCGAGATCAGCTGGCTCGAGCCCTGTCCCGACGTCTCGCCGGAGGCGCGGTATCTGGGTCGGGAGAGTGTGGAGCTGGCGTTCGTCGCGGCGTTGCAGCGGTTGTCCGCGCCGCAGCGGGCCGCGCTGATCCTGCGGGACGTTCTGGGGTTTCCCGCCGCGGAGGTCGCCGACCTGCTCGACACGTCGACGGCCGCCGTGAACAGCGCGCTGCAGCGGGCCCGCAAGGCGGCCGGCACGTCCTCGGGCACCAGCCAGCAGACGGCGCTGCGGGCGTTGGGTCGCGAGGGTGTGGACGAGCTCGTGACGCGTTGGTCCGACGCGTGGCAGGCGGGGGACGTCGAAGCGATCGTCGCGTTGCTGACCGACGATGCGCGGTACTCGATGCCGCCGCAGCCCGGGTGGTACCGCGGTACCGAGGCGATCCGGGCGTTCCTGGCGAGTGGGCCGCTGCTGTCGAGGTGGCGGTTCCTGCCGACGTCGGCCAACGGGCAGCTGGCGTTCGGCACGTACCTGTGGGACGACGCCACGAACGCCTACGTGCCCGGCGGCCTGGACGTCCTCACCGTCCGGGGTGGTCGTGTCGCCGACGTGGTCGCCTTCCTGACCGCCGACCTCACCGACTTCGGCCTGCCCGCGACGCTGCCCGCTTGA
- a CDS encoding YybH family protein, with product MTDDDRRIRELIRRWASAVHDGDLATVLADHAPDIVMFDVPAPYTGVRGIDAYRDTWPPFFEWQAGGAVFDIESLDVVAGADTAFAYALLRCGTPEELACHPEQRLRLTLGLRKTGGRWIVVHEHHSFTDAS from the coding sequence ATGACCGACGACGACCGGCGGATCCGCGAACTCATCCGGCGCTGGGCGAGCGCCGTGCACGACGGCGACCTGGCGACCGTGCTGGCCGACCACGCCCCCGACATCGTGATGTTCGACGTCCCGGCGCCGTACACCGGCGTGCGTGGCATCGACGCCTACCGCGACACGTGGCCGCCGTTCTTCGAATGGCAGGCCGGTGGAGCGGTGTTCGACATCGAGTCACTCGACGTCGTGGCCGGTGCCGACACCGCCTTCGCCTACGCGCTGCTGCGGTGCGGGACACCCGAGGAACTCGCGTGTCACCCGGAGCAGCGGCTGCGCCTCACCCTCGGGCTGCGCAAGACCGGTGGTCGGTGGATCGTCGTGCACGAGCACCACTCCTTCACCGACGCGTCGTGA
- a CDS encoding Fur family transcriptional regulator, whose product MKSDLEAQLRAVSLRVTRPRLAVLAALREHPHVDTETVIALVREDHPTVSHQAVYDVLRALTDAGLVRRIQPAGATACYESRVGDNHHHVVCRSCGAIADVDCAVGQVPCLTASDDHGYVIDEAEVVYWGTCPDCAAERTPQ is encoded by the coding sequence GTGAAGTCCGACCTCGAGGCGCAGCTGCGGGCGGTCTCGTTGCGCGTGACGCGGCCCCGGTTGGCCGTGCTCGCCGCGCTGCGCGAGCACCCGCACGTCGACACCGAGACGGTGATCGCGCTGGTACGCGAGGATCACCCGACCGTGTCCCACCAGGCGGTCTACGACGTGCTGCGGGCGCTCACCGACGCCGGTCTGGTGCGGCGCATCCAGCCTGCCGGCGCGACCGCCTGCTACGAGTCCCGGGTGGGGGACAACCACCACCACGTGGTGTGCCGCTCCTGCGGCGCGATCGCGGACGTCGACTGCGCCGTCGGCCAGGTCCCCTGTCTCACCGCCTCGGACGACCACGGCTACGTGATCGACGAGGCGGAGGTCGTGTACTGGGGCACCTGCCCCGACTGCGCGGCCGAACGCACCCCCCAATGA